In the Acropora muricata isolate sample 2 chromosome 10, ASM3666990v1, whole genome shotgun sequence genome, one interval contains:
- the LOC136931092 gene encoding cartilage oligomeric matrix protein-like isoform X1, protein MSNNKLLWLLLCVLCCTTADALEIDLLTPISESPEDLNVQRVINSRVLPGYMFGRSVKKIKASEELLQDTIMNIESNSEFIIYASLRLVASRSGALFSISHSQRKLILLDLSTRGTGAATRVFLRYRSTSDSTKTVVFKDVEELGDRKYHTVLLHISDVIGDNGKKISSVTLYVDCEPFGKAETVSPISSIFSYKGTLLSRLEFRIAQRGFANKIHSQFGGILEKMTLIFKRPVGDLIDGPECGTGLGALLQRNSTRVVCHFTVRAHQEPQGITDTGTFPHEVAYDLIGLIKDLRYDLSVQVAETKYLRGLVENCQMCRVHDFCRFKPCFPGVPCFNDPATLQGFECGECPLGMVGNGVNCSDVDECKLVDPCYSRVTCQNRSPGYWCPPCPAGYSGKEVHGIGLYSARTNKQVCTDIDECADSPCAKEAKCTNTNGSYECGNCPAGYTGDPTISCYYLNYCDPENPKSNPCSQYAKCIRLDSGRDFMCQCRTNYAGSGLLCAEDSDKDGFPDVELNCSDKGCRKDNCVYVSNPDQLDADGDDIGDVCDEDMDGDGIKNEVDNCARIANAAQYNNDGDLFGNDCDNCPYVSNSYQRDSDGDGIGDSCDRDIDGDGVINSFDNCPKIYNPLQEDRDTDSVGDVCDNCPSVRNRRQYDRDDDSLGDSCDTDRDDDNDGVDDMVDNCRGVANPDQVDNDQDEKGDACDDDDDDDGVVDLNDNCQLVPNPTQRDLNGNGIGDPCDGDFDNDKVPDAEDPCPVDHHCTRTDFTRMITVELNPYESPSTPPVWVVDSSGTQVTETANSDPAIAVSQVRFGGVDFSGTLDVSTQHDDDFVGIVFSYQSNKQFYLVSWKQKDQVHWNVKPFRAEAVKGIQIKLVNSETGPGSDLRHALWHSGDVKGQTKELWRDSKEKGWEDKTEYSWKLIHRPTIGLIRLKILAKGEVVVDTGYLVDRTLKGGRVGLYVFSQSDVTWKHLSYKANDVTPDDYRAEIPSN, encoded by the exons aTGAGTAACAACAAACTACTTTGGCTACTTCTCTGTGTGCTATGTTGCACAACAGCAGACGCCTTAG AAATCGATTTGCTGACTCCCATCTCTGAGTCTCCAGAAGATTTGAACGTGCAGCGAGTGATAAATTCCAGAGTTTTACCTGGATATATGTTTGGCCGATcggtaaaaaaaatcaaagcctCGGAGGAACTCCTTCAAGACACTATTATGAATATCGAATCAAACAGTGAGTTTATCATATacgcttccctcaggcttgTAGCTTCACGGTCGGGAGCATTGTTCTCTATTTCACACAGTCAAAGAAAGCTGATACTTTTGGACTTGTCCACCAGAGGGACGGGCGCGGCTACGAGAGTTTTTTTACGATACAGATCAACTAGTGATTCCACCAAAACTGTCGTCTTCAAAGATGTGGAAGAACTAGGCGATAGAAAGTACCACACTGTGCTTTTGCACATCTCGGATGTCATTGGCGACAATGGAAAGAAGATTTCATCTGTTACACTTTACGTGGATTGTGAACCATTTGGAAAGGCAGAGACAGTTTCGCCAATTTCTTCAATCTTCTCGTACAAGGGTACTTTGCTGTCCCGACTGGAATTCAGAATAGCACAGCGAGGATTTGCCAATAAAATTCACTCGCAATTTGGG GGAATCCTTGAGAAAATGACTCTTATCTTCAAGCGGCCCGTGGGAGACTTGATTGATGGACCAGAATGCGGCACAGGTCTTGGAGCAT TACTACAAAGGAACTCCACGAGGGTAGTCTGCCATTTCACTG TGAGAGCTCATCAAGAACCCCAAGGAATAACTGATACCGGCACCTTTCCACACGAGGTCGCTTACGATTTGATTGGTCTAATCAAGGATCTTCGATACGATCTTTCCGTGCAG GTTGCTGAAACCAAGTACCTGCGAGGATTGGTAGAAAATTGCCAAATGTGCAGAG TGCACGATTTCTGTCGCTTCAAGCCTTGTTTTCCCGGCGTACCTTGCTTCAACGATCCCGCGACTCTTCAGGGATTTGAGTGCGGCGAATGTCCATTGGGAATGGTTGGAAATGGTGTCAACTGCAGTGACGTCGATGAG TGCAAGCTTGTCGACCCTTGTTATTCAAGAGTCACGTGCCAGAATAGAAGTCCCGGTTATTGGTGTCCACCATGCCCTGCGGGTTATTCTGGCAAGGAGGTTCATGGGATTGGATTGTATTCTGCACGGACCAATAAGCAG GTTTGCACAGATATTGACGAATGTGCTGACAGTCCCTGCGCGAAAGAAGCAAAATGCACCAACACAAAT GGATCATATGAGTGTGGAAACTGTCCTGCTGGTTACACCGGCGATCCCACAATTTCATGTTACTACTTAAACTACTGTGACCCTGAAAACCCCAAGAGTAATCCTTGCAGCCAGTACGCTAAATGCATTCGATTGGATAGTGGCCGAGATTTCATGTGTCAG TGTCGCACGAACTACGCTGGCAGTGGCCTTCTTTGTGCCGAAGACTCCGACAAAGATGGTTTTCCTGATGTCGAGCTTAACTGTTCTGATAAAGGCTGTCGTAAG GACAACTGTGTGTATGTTAGTAACCCCGATCAATTGGATGCCGACGGTGATGACATTGGAGACGTTTGTGACGAAGATATGGATGGCGATGGTATTAAGAACGAGGTG GACAATTGCGCCCGTATTGCGAATGCAGCACAGTATAACAATGATGGAGATCTGTTTGGAAATGATTGCGACAACTGCCCTTATGTTAGCAACTCGTATCAAAGAGATAGCGACGGAGATGGGATCGGAGACTCTTGCGACAGAGACATCGATGGAGACG GTGTAATAAACTCCTTTGACAACTGTCCAAAGATCTATAATCCGCTACAAGAGGACCGCGATACTGACTCAGTTGGCGATGTTTGCGATAATTGTCCTTCTGTTCGCAACCGCAGACAA TATGACAGAGACGATGACAGTCTCGGAGATTCCTGTGATACAGACCGCGATGACGACAATGACGGCGTTGATGACATGGTGGATAACTGTAGAGGAGTGGCCAATCCTGACCAAGTAGATAACGACCAAGATGAAAAAG GTGATGCAtgtgatgacgatgacgacgacgatggcGTTGTGGACTTGAACGATAACTGTCAACTCGTGCCCAATCCTACTCAACGAGATTTGAACG GCAATGGAATAGGGGACCCTTGTGACGGCGATTTTGATAACGACAAAGTCCCGGATGCTGAGGACCCATGCCCAGTGGACCATCATTGTACGCGTACAGATTTCACCAGAATGATCACTGTCGAACTGAATCCGTATGAATCCCCGAGCACACCGCCAGTTTGGGTGGTGGATTCTTCG GGGACCCAAGTAACAGAAACAGCAAACAGTGACCCCGCTATTGCAGTCA GTCAAGTGCGGTTCGGTGGTGTGGATTTTTCGGGAACTTTAGATGTGTCAACGCAACACGATGATGATTTCGTGGGAATCGTGTTCAGTTACCAAAGCAACAAACAGTTCTACCTTGTTTCGTGGAAACAAAAAGACCAAGTTCACTGGAACGTCAAACCCTTCAGAGCAGAGGCTGTGAAAGGAATTCAGATTAAG CTTGTCAACTCTGAAACAGGGCCAGGGAGTGACCTCAGACATGCATTATGGCATTCGGGTGATGTTAAAGGACAA ACCAAAGAACTCTGGAGGGACTCGAAGGAGAAAGGCTGGGAGGACAAAACAGAATACTCCTGGAAATTAATTCACAGACCAACGATTGGATTGATAAG GCTTAAAATTCTTGCCAAGGGGGAAGTTGTGGTAGACACGGGATATCTTGTCGACAGGACTCTCAAAGGTGGCAGAGTTGGACTGTACGTGTTTTCACAATCTGATGTGACCTGGAAGCACCTCTCTTACAAGGCTAACG ACGTTACCCCAGATGACTATCGAGCTGAAATCCCTAGCAACTGA
- the LOC136931092 gene encoding cartilage oligomeric matrix protein-like isoform X3 has translation MSNNKLLWLLLCVLCCTTADALEIDLLTPISESPEDLNVQRVINSRVLPGYMFGRSVKKIKASEELLQDTIMNIESNSEFIIYASLRLVASRSGALFSISHSQRKLILLDLSTRGTGAATRVFLRYRSTSDSTKTVVFKDVEELGDRKYHTVLLHISDVIGDNGKKISSVTLYVDCEPFGKAETVSPISSIFSYKGTLLSRLEFRIAQRGFANKIHSQFGGILEKMTLIFKRPVGDLIDGPECGTGLGALRAHQEPQGITDTGTFPHEVAYDLIGLIKDLRYDLSVQVAETKYLRGLVENCQMCRVHDFCRFKPCFPGVPCFNDPATLQGFECGECPLGMVGNGVNCSDVDECKLVDPCYSRVTCQNRSPGYWCPPCPAGYSGKEVHGIGLYSARTNKQVCTDIDECADSPCAKEAKCTNTNGSYECGNCPAGYTGDPTISCYYLNYCDPENPKSNPCSQYAKCIRLDSGRDFMCQCRTNYAGSGLLCAEDSDKDGFPDVELNCSDKGCRKDNCVYVSNPDQLDADGDDIGDVCDEDMDGDGIKNEVDNCARIANAAQYNNDGDLFGNDCDNCPYVSNSYQRDSDGDGIGDSCDRDIDGDGVINSFDNCPKIYNPLQEDRDTDSVGDVCDNCPSVRNRRQYDRDDDSLGDSCDTDRDDDNDGVDDMVDNCRGVANPDQVDNDQDEKGDACDDDDDDDGVVDLNDNCQLVPNPTQRDLNGNGIGDPCDGDFDNDKVPDAEDPCPVDHHCTRTDFTRMITVELNPYESPSTPPVWVVDSSGTQVTETANSDPAIAVSQVRFGGVDFSGTLDVSTQHDDDFVGIVFSYQSNKQFYLVSWKQKDQVHWNVKPFRAEAVKGIQIKLVNSETGPGSDLRHALWHSGDVKGQTKELWRDSKEKGWEDKTEYSWKLIHRPTIGLIRLKILAKGEVVVDTGYLVDRTLKGGRVGLYVFSQSDVTWKHLSYKANDVTPDDYRAEIPSN, from the exons aTGAGTAACAACAAACTACTTTGGCTACTTCTCTGTGTGCTATGTTGCACAACAGCAGACGCCTTAG AAATCGATTTGCTGACTCCCATCTCTGAGTCTCCAGAAGATTTGAACGTGCAGCGAGTGATAAATTCCAGAGTTTTACCTGGATATATGTTTGGCCGATcggtaaaaaaaatcaaagcctCGGAGGAACTCCTTCAAGACACTATTATGAATATCGAATCAAACAGTGAGTTTATCATATacgcttccctcaggcttgTAGCTTCACGGTCGGGAGCATTGTTCTCTATTTCACACAGTCAAAGAAAGCTGATACTTTTGGACTTGTCCACCAGAGGGACGGGCGCGGCTACGAGAGTTTTTTTACGATACAGATCAACTAGTGATTCCACCAAAACTGTCGTCTTCAAAGATGTGGAAGAACTAGGCGATAGAAAGTACCACACTGTGCTTTTGCACATCTCGGATGTCATTGGCGACAATGGAAAGAAGATTTCATCTGTTACACTTTACGTGGATTGTGAACCATTTGGAAAGGCAGAGACAGTTTCGCCAATTTCTTCAATCTTCTCGTACAAGGGTACTTTGCTGTCCCGACTGGAATTCAGAATAGCACAGCGAGGATTTGCCAATAAAATTCACTCGCAATTTGGG GGAATCCTTGAGAAAATGACTCTTATCTTCAAGCGGCCCGTGGGAGACTTGATTGATGGACCAGAATGCGGCACAGGTCTTGGAGCAT TGAGAGCTCATCAAGAACCCCAAGGAATAACTGATACCGGCACCTTTCCACACGAGGTCGCTTACGATTTGATTGGTCTAATCAAGGATCTTCGATACGATCTTTCCGTGCAG GTTGCTGAAACCAAGTACCTGCGAGGATTGGTAGAAAATTGCCAAATGTGCAGAG TGCACGATTTCTGTCGCTTCAAGCCTTGTTTTCCCGGCGTACCTTGCTTCAACGATCCCGCGACTCTTCAGGGATTTGAGTGCGGCGAATGTCCATTGGGAATGGTTGGAAATGGTGTCAACTGCAGTGACGTCGATGAG TGCAAGCTTGTCGACCCTTGTTATTCAAGAGTCACGTGCCAGAATAGAAGTCCCGGTTATTGGTGTCCACCATGCCCTGCGGGTTATTCTGGCAAGGAGGTTCATGGGATTGGATTGTATTCTGCACGGACCAATAAGCAG GTTTGCACAGATATTGACGAATGTGCTGACAGTCCCTGCGCGAAAGAAGCAAAATGCACCAACACAAAT GGATCATATGAGTGTGGAAACTGTCCTGCTGGTTACACCGGCGATCCCACAATTTCATGTTACTACTTAAACTACTGTGACCCTGAAAACCCCAAGAGTAATCCTTGCAGCCAGTACGCTAAATGCATTCGATTGGATAGTGGCCGAGATTTCATGTGTCAG TGTCGCACGAACTACGCTGGCAGTGGCCTTCTTTGTGCCGAAGACTCCGACAAAGATGGTTTTCCTGATGTCGAGCTTAACTGTTCTGATAAAGGCTGTCGTAAG GACAACTGTGTGTATGTTAGTAACCCCGATCAATTGGATGCCGACGGTGATGACATTGGAGACGTTTGTGACGAAGATATGGATGGCGATGGTATTAAGAACGAGGTG GACAATTGCGCCCGTATTGCGAATGCAGCACAGTATAACAATGATGGAGATCTGTTTGGAAATGATTGCGACAACTGCCCTTATGTTAGCAACTCGTATCAAAGAGATAGCGACGGAGATGGGATCGGAGACTCTTGCGACAGAGACATCGATGGAGACG GTGTAATAAACTCCTTTGACAACTGTCCAAAGATCTATAATCCGCTACAAGAGGACCGCGATACTGACTCAGTTGGCGATGTTTGCGATAATTGTCCTTCTGTTCGCAACCGCAGACAA TATGACAGAGACGATGACAGTCTCGGAGATTCCTGTGATACAGACCGCGATGACGACAATGACGGCGTTGATGACATGGTGGATAACTGTAGAGGAGTGGCCAATCCTGACCAAGTAGATAACGACCAAGATGAAAAAG GTGATGCAtgtgatgacgatgacgacgacgatggcGTTGTGGACTTGAACGATAACTGTCAACTCGTGCCCAATCCTACTCAACGAGATTTGAACG GCAATGGAATAGGGGACCCTTGTGACGGCGATTTTGATAACGACAAAGTCCCGGATGCTGAGGACCCATGCCCAGTGGACCATCATTGTACGCGTACAGATTTCACCAGAATGATCACTGTCGAACTGAATCCGTATGAATCCCCGAGCACACCGCCAGTTTGGGTGGTGGATTCTTCG GGGACCCAAGTAACAGAAACAGCAAACAGTGACCCCGCTATTGCAGTCA GTCAAGTGCGGTTCGGTGGTGTGGATTTTTCGGGAACTTTAGATGTGTCAACGCAACACGATGATGATTTCGTGGGAATCGTGTTCAGTTACCAAAGCAACAAACAGTTCTACCTTGTTTCGTGGAAACAAAAAGACCAAGTTCACTGGAACGTCAAACCCTTCAGAGCAGAGGCTGTGAAAGGAATTCAGATTAAG CTTGTCAACTCTGAAACAGGGCCAGGGAGTGACCTCAGACATGCATTATGGCATTCGGGTGATGTTAAAGGACAA ACCAAAGAACTCTGGAGGGACTCGAAGGAGAAAGGCTGGGAGGACAAAACAGAATACTCCTGGAAATTAATTCACAGACCAACGATTGGATTGATAAG GCTTAAAATTCTTGCCAAGGGGGAAGTTGTGGTAGACACGGGATATCTTGTCGACAGGACTCTCAAAGGTGGCAGAGTTGGACTGTACGTGTTTTCACAATCTGATGTGACCTGGAAGCACCTCTCTTACAAGGCTAACG ACGTTACCCCAGATGACTATCGAGCTGAAATCCCTAGCAACTGA
- the LOC136931092 gene encoding cartilage oligomeric matrix protein-like isoform X4, which produces MSNNKLLWLLLCVLCCTTADALEIDLLTPISESPEDLNVQRVINSRVLPGYMFGRSVKKIKASEELLQDTIMNIESNSEFIIYASLRLVASRSGALFSISHSQRKLILLDLSTRGTGAATRVFLRYRSTSDSTKTVVFKDVEELGDRKYHTVLLHISDVIGDNGKKISSVTLYVDCEPFGKAETVSPISSIFSYKGTLLSRLEFRIAQRGFANKIHSQFGGILEKMTLIFKRPVGDLIDGPECGTVRAHQEPQGITDTGTFPHEVAYDLIGLIKDLRYDLSVQVAETKYLRGLVENCQMCRVHDFCRFKPCFPGVPCFNDPATLQGFECGECPLGMVGNGVNCSDVDECKLVDPCYSRVTCQNRSPGYWCPPCPAGYSGKEVHGIGLYSARTNKQVCTDIDECADSPCAKEAKCTNTNGSYECGNCPAGYTGDPTISCYYLNYCDPENPKSNPCSQYAKCIRLDSGRDFMCQCRTNYAGSGLLCAEDSDKDGFPDVELNCSDKGCRKDNCVYVSNPDQLDADGDDIGDVCDEDMDGDGIKNEVDNCARIANAAQYNNDGDLFGNDCDNCPYVSNSYQRDSDGDGIGDSCDRDIDGDGVINSFDNCPKIYNPLQEDRDTDSVGDVCDNCPSVRNRRQYDRDDDSLGDSCDTDRDDDNDGVDDMVDNCRGVANPDQVDNDQDEKGDACDDDDDDDGVVDLNDNCQLVPNPTQRDLNGNGIGDPCDGDFDNDKVPDAEDPCPVDHHCTRTDFTRMITVELNPYESPSTPPVWVVDSSGTQVTETANSDPAIAVSQVRFGGVDFSGTLDVSTQHDDDFVGIVFSYQSNKQFYLVSWKQKDQVHWNVKPFRAEAVKGIQIKLVNSETGPGSDLRHALWHSGDVKGQTKELWRDSKEKGWEDKTEYSWKLIHRPTIGLIRLKILAKGEVVVDTGYLVDRTLKGGRVGLYVFSQSDVTWKHLSYKANDVTPDDYRAEIPSN; this is translated from the exons aTGAGTAACAACAAACTACTTTGGCTACTTCTCTGTGTGCTATGTTGCACAACAGCAGACGCCTTAG AAATCGATTTGCTGACTCCCATCTCTGAGTCTCCAGAAGATTTGAACGTGCAGCGAGTGATAAATTCCAGAGTTTTACCTGGATATATGTTTGGCCGATcggtaaaaaaaatcaaagcctCGGAGGAACTCCTTCAAGACACTATTATGAATATCGAATCAAACAGTGAGTTTATCATATacgcttccctcaggcttgTAGCTTCACGGTCGGGAGCATTGTTCTCTATTTCACACAGTCAAAGAAAGCTGATACTTTTGGACTTGTCCACCAGAGGGACGGGCGCGGCTACGAGAGTTTTTTTACGATACAGATCAACTAGTGATTCCACCAAAACTGTCGTCTTCAAAGATGTGGAAGAACTAGGCGATAGAAAGTACCACACTGTGCTTTTGCACATCTCGGATGTCATTGGCGACAATGGAAAGAAGATTTCATCTGTTACACTTTACGTGGATTGTGAACCATTTGGAAAGGCAGAGACAGTTTCGCCAATTTCTTCAATCTTCTCGTACAAGGGTACTTTGCTGTCCCGACTGGAATTCAGAATAGCACAGCGAGGATTTGCCAATAAAATTCACTCGCAATTTGGG GGAATCCTTGAGAAAATGACTCTTATCTTCAAGCGGCCCGTGGGAGACTTGATTGATGGACCAGAATGCGGCACAG TGAGAGCTCATCAAGAACCCCAAGGAATAACTGATACCGGCACCTTTCCACACGAGGTCGCTTACGATTTGATTGGTCTAATCAAGGATCTTCGATACGATCTTTCCGTGCAG GTTGCTGAAACCAAGTACCTGCGAGGATTGGTAGAAAATTGCCAAATGTGCAGAG TGCACGATTTCTGTCGCTTCAAGCCTTGTTTTCCCGGCGTACCTTGCTTCAACGATCCCGCGACTCTTCAGGGATTTGAGTGCGGCGAATGTCCATTGGGAATGGTTGGAAATGGTGTCAACTGCAGTGACGTCGATGAG TGCAAGCTTGTCGACCCTTGTTATTCAAGAGTCACGTGCCAGAATAGAAGTCCCGGTTATTGGTGTCCACCATGCCCTGCGGGTTATTCTGGCAAGGAGGTTCATGGGATTGGATTGTATTCTGCACGGACCAATAAGCAG GTTTGCACAGATATTGACGAATGTGCTGACAGTCCCTGCGCGAAAGAAGCAAAATGCACCAACACAAAT GGATCATATGAGTGTGGAAACTGTCCTGCTGGTTACACCGGCGATCCCACAATTTCATGTTACTACTTAAACTACTGTGACCCTGAAAACCCCAAGAGTAATCCTTGCAGCCAGTACGCTAAATGCATTCGATTGGATAGTGGCCGAGATTTCATGTGTCAG TGTCGCACGAACTACGCTGGCAGTGGCCTTCTTTGTGCCGAAGACTCCGACAAAGATGGTTTTCCTGATGTCGAGCTTAACTGTTCTGATAAAGGCTGTCGTAAG GACAACTGTGTGTATGTTAGTAACCCCGATCAATTGGATGCCGACGGTGATGACATTGGAGACGTTTGTGACGAAGATATGGATGGCGATGGTATTAAGAACGAGGTG GACAATTGCGCCCGTATTGCGAATGCAGCACAGTATAACAATGATGGAGATCTGTTTGGAAATGATTGCGACAACTGCCCTTATGTTAGCAACTCGTATCAAAGAGATAGCGACGGAGATGGGATCGGAGACTCTTGCGACAGAGACATCGATGGAGACG GTGTAATAAACTCCTTTGACAACTGTCCAAAGATCTATAATCCGCTACAAGAGGACCGCGATACTGACTCAGTTGGCGATGTTTGCGATAATTGTCCTTCTGTTCGCAACCGCAGACAA TATGACAGAGACGATGACAGTCTCGGAGATTCCTGTGATACAGACCGCGATGACGACAATGACGGCGTTGATGACATGGTGGATAACTGTAGAGGAGTGGCCAATCCTGACCAAGTAGATAACGACCAAGATGAAAAAG GTGATGCAtgtgatgacgatgacgacgacgatggcGTTGTGGACTTGAACGATAACTGTCAACTCGTGCCCAATCCTACTCAACGAGATTTGAACG GCAATGGAATAGGGGACCCTTGTGACGGCGATTTTGATAACGACAAAGTCCCGGATGCTGAGGACCCATGCCCAGTGGACCATCATTGTACGCGTACAGATTTCACCAGAATGATCACTGTCGAACTGAATCCGTATGAATCCCCGAGCACACCGCCAGTTTGGGTGGTGGATTCTTCG GGGACCCAAGTAACAGAAACAGCAAACAGTGACCCCGCTATTGCAGTCA GTCAAGTGCGGTTCGGTGGTGTGGATTTTTCGGGAACTTTAGATGTGTCAACGCAACACGATGATGATTTCGTGGGAATCGTGTTCAGTTACCAAAGCAACAAACAGTTCTACCTTGTTTCGTGGAAACAAAAAGACCAAGTTCACTGGAACGTCAAACCCTTCAGAGCAGAGGCTGTGAAAGGAATTCAGATTAAG CTTGTCAACTCTGAAACAGGGCCAGGGAGTGACCTCAGACATGCATTATGGCATTCGGGTGATGTTAAAGGACAA ACCAAAGAACTCTGGAGGGACTCGAAGGAGAAAGGCTGGGAGGACAAAACAGAATACTCCTGGAAATTAATTCACAGACCAACGATTGGATTGATAAG GCTTAAAATTCTTGCCAAGGGGGAAGTTGTGGTAGACACGGGATATCTTGTCGACAGGACTCTCAAAGGTGGCAGAGTTGGACTGTACGTGTTTTCACAATCTGATGTGACCTGGAAGCACCTCTCTTACAAGGCTAACG ACGTTACCCCAGATGACTATCGAGCTGAAATCCCTAGCAACTGA